The proteins below come from a single Falco naumanni isolate bFalNau1 chromosome 24, bFalNau1.pat, whole genome shotgun sequence genomic window:
- the LOC121080255 gene encoding tripartite motif-containing protein 15-like isoform X1, with product MMESGRSNADLEGWNAKIRKLTEEFEESDTELEECDTENEIGELTAEIDNLTGELEERDRRISKLTSDLGECDAKIKERDRKITKLAAETRRLTALLGDRDSRLRKLTAELAKCDTTIRLFTVELGERHTKIGELTADIGDCNRKLRMHAAELEERDVKIRENEAEIRRLTELLEDRDSEVRKQDAVIRKLTTRLEEFNDQEADESSEELGESALERDELNKELGERDRKIEEITEELAERTAQIDELNTELGERDTKIDELSAEIEKRNRKIDELTAELEEYKAKMRKCIKEHSKCIFLPSANTPLAFGFKFTSLLIFFYYYCAFLGKEEEKMASVTLDPETAHPRLILSKDQKSVRWEYMLQESPDSPERFDADPCVLGCEAFTSGRHYWVVDLAEGQYCAVGVSKESLRRKGPINFNPEEGIWAVQQWGFKNRALTSPPTLLNLPRVPRKIRISLDYEWGEVAFFDVENKIPIFTFPSASFAGERIRPWFWVELGSLSLVR from the exons ATGATGGAGTCAG ggAGAAGTAATGCAGATCTTG AAGGATGGAATGCAAAAATCA ggaAGTTAACAGAAGAATTTG AAGAAAGCGACACAGAACTTG AGGAATGTGACACAGAAAATG aaatag gTGAACTTACAGCAGAAATTG acaaTCTGACTGGGGAGCTTG aggaACGTGACAGAAGAATTA gCAAGCTTACATCAGACCTTG GTGAATGCGATGCAAAAATCA aggaACGTGATAGAAAAATTA ccAAGCTTGCAGCAGAAACAC GTAGACTCACTGCACTGCTTG ggGACCGCGACTCAAGGCTTC gGAAACTCACTGCAGAACTTG CAAAATGTGATACAACGATTA gaTTATTTACAGTAGAGCTTG GAGAGCGGCACACAAAAATAG gtgaaCTTACTGCAGACATCG ggGACTGCAACAGAAAACTTC gaaTGCATGCAGCAGAACTTG AGGAACGGGATGTGAAAATCA gggaaaatgaagcagagatAA GGCGCCTTACTGAGCTGCTTG aggaCCGGGATTCGGAAGTTC gaaaacagGATGCTGTCATTA gaaaattgaCGACAAGGCTTG aGGAATTCAATGATCAGGAAGCTG ATGAATCTTCTGAGGAGCTTG GGGAGAGTGCTCTGGAAAGGG atgAACTCAACAAAGAACTTG GGGAACGTGACAGAAAAATAG aGGAAATCACTGAAGAGCTTG cgGAACGGACTGCACAGATTg ATGAACTCAATACAGAGCTGG gAGAACGTGATACCAAAATTG atgAACTGTCTGCAGAAATTG AAAAACGCAATAGAAAAATTG atgAACTCACTGCAGAGCTTG aggaatacaaagcaaaaatgc gaaaatgcaTCAAAGAGCACAGTAAgtgcatttttctcccttctgcaaATACCCCTTTGGCTTTTGGATTTAAGTTTACGTcattgctaatatttttttattattattgtgcaTTTttagggaaagaggaagaaaaaatgg cAAGTGTGACACTGGACCCAGAGACAGCACACCCCCGCCTCATCCTCTCCAAGGACCAGAAGAGCGTGAGATGGGAATACATGCTGCAGGAGTCTCCCGACAGCCCTGAGCGGTTTGACGCCGATCCTTGCGTGCTGGGTTGCGAAGCCTTCACCTCTGGAAGACACTACTGGGTGGTGGATCTAGCTGAGGGACAGTACTGCGCTGTTGGGGTTAGCAAAGAGTCTCTGCGGAGGAAGGGACCCATCAACTTTAATCCCGAGGAAGGGATCTGGGCAGTGCAGCAATGGGGATTTAAGAACCGTGCCCTCACTTCGCCTCCAACCCTCCTTAACCTGCCACGGGTCCCCAGAAAGATCCGGATCTCTCTTGACTACGAATGGGGAGAGGTGGCATTTTTTGATGTGGAGAACAAAATACCGATCTTCACCTTTCCTTCGGCTTCCTTTGCTGGGGAGCGGATCCGGCCGTGGTTCTGGGTGGAGCTGGGCTCACTGTCTCTGGTCCGATGA
- the LOC121080255 gene encoding tripartite motif-containing protein 15-like isoform X11 produces the protein MMESGRSNADLEGWNAKIRKLTEEFEESDTELEECDTENEIGELTAEIDNLTGELEERDRRISKLTSDLGECDAKIKERDRKITKLAAETRRLTALLGDRDSRLRKLTAELAKCDTTIRLFTVELGERHTKIGELTADIGDCNRKLQERDVKIRENEAEIRRLTELLEDRDSEVRKQDAVIRKLTTRLEEFNDQEADESSEELGESALERDELNKELGERDRKIEEITEELAERTAQIDELNTELGERDTKIDELSAEIEKRNRKIDELTAELEEYKAKMRKCIKEHSKCIFLPSANTPLAFGFKFTSLLIFFYYYCAFLGKEEEKMASVTLDPETAHPRLILSKDQKSVRWEYMLQESPDSPERFDADPCVLGCEAFTSGRHYWVVDLAEGQYCAVGVSKESLRRKGPINFNPEEGIWAVQQWGFKNRALTSPPTLLNLPRVPRKIRISLDYEWGEVAFFDVENKIPIFTFPSASFAGERIRPWFWVELGSLSLVR, from the exons ATGATGGAGTCAG ggAGAAGTAATGCAGATCTTG AAGGATGGAATGCAAAAATCA ggaAGTTAACAGAAGAATTTG AAGAAAGCGACACAGAACTTG AGGAATGTGACACAGAAAATG aaatag gTGAACTTACAGCAGAAATTG acaaTCTGACTGGGGAGCTTG aggaACGTGACAGAAGAATTA gCAAGCTTACATCAGACCTTG GTGAATGCGATGCAAAAATCA aggaACGTGATAGAAAAATTA ccAAGCTTGCAGCAGAAACAC GTAGACTCACTGCACTGCTTG ggGACCGCGACTCAAGGCTTC gGAAACTCACTGCAGAACTTG CAAAATGTGATACAACGATTA gaTTATTTACAGTAGAGCTTG GAGAGCGGCACACAAAAATAG gtgaaCTTACTGCAGACATCG ggGACTGCAACAGAAAACTTC AGGAACGGGATGTGAAAATCA gggaaaatgaagcagagatAA GGCGCCTTACTGAGCTGCTTG aggaCCGGGATTCGGAAGTTC gaaaacagGATGCTGTCATTA gaaaattgaCGACAAGGCTTG aGGAATTCAATGATCAGGAAGCTG ATGAATCTTCTGAGGAGCTTG GGGAGAGTGCTCTGGAAAGGG atgAACTCAACAAAGAACTTG GGGAACGTGACAGAAAAATAG aGGAAATCACTGAAGAGCTTG cgGAACGGACTGCACAGATTg ATGAACTCAATACAGAGCTGG gAGAACGTGATACCAAAATTG atgAACTGTCTGCAGAAATTG AAAAACGCAATAGAAAAATTG atgAACTCACTGCAGAGCTTG aggaatacaaagcaaaaatgc gaaaatgcaTCAAAGAGCACAGTAAgtgcatttttctcccttctgcaaATACCCCTTTGGCTTTTGGATTTAAGTTTACGTcattgctaatatttttttattattattgtgcaTTTttagggaaagaggaagaaaaaatgg cAAGTGTGACACTGGACCCAGAGACAGCACACCCCCGCCTCATCCTCTCCAAGGACCAGAAGAGCGTGAGATGGGAATACATGCTGCAGGAGTCTCCCGACAGCCCTGAGCGGTTTGACGCCGATCCTTGCGTGCTGGGTTGCGAAGCCTTCACCTCTGGAAGACACTACTGGGTGGTGGATCTAGCTGAGGGACAGTACTGCGCTGTTGGGGTTAGCAAAGAGTCTCTGCGGAGGAAGGGACCCATCAACTTTAATCCCGAGGAAGGGATCTGGGCAGTGCAGCAATGGGGATTTAAGAACCGTGCCCTCACTTCGCCTCCAACCCTCCTTAACCTGCCACGGGTCCCCAGAAAGATCCGGATCTCTCTTGACTACGAATGGGGAGAGGTGGCATTTTTTGATGTGGAGAACAAAATACCGATCTTCACCTTTCCTTCGGCTTCCTTTGCTGGGGAGCGGATCCGGCCGTGGTTCTGGGTGGAGCTGGGCTCACTGTCTCTGGTCCGATGA
- the LOC121080255 gene encoding tripartite motif-containing protein 10-like isoform X13: protein MMESGRSNADLEGWNAKIRKLTEEFEESDTELEECDTENEIGELTAEIDNLTGELEERDRRISKLTSDLGECDAKIKERDRKITKLAAETRRLTALLGDRDSRLRKLTAELAKCDTTIRLFTVELGERHTKIGELTADIGDCNRKLRMHAAELEERDVKIRENEAEIRRLTELLEDRDSEVRKQDAVIRKLTTRLEEFNDQEADESSEELDELNKELGERDRKIAERTAQIDELNTELGERDTKIDELSAEIEKRNRKIDELTAELEEYKAKMRKCIKEHSKCIFLPSANTPLAFGFKFTSLLIFFYYYCAFLGKEEEKMASVTLDPETAHPRLILSKDQKSVRWEYMLQESPDSPERFDADPCVLGCEAFTSGRHYWVVDLAEGQYCAVGVSKESLRRKGPINFNPEEGIWAVQQWGFKNRALTSPPTLLNLPRVPRKIRISLDYEWGEVAFFDVENKIPIFTFPSASFAGERIRPWFWVELGSLSLVR from the exons ATGATGGAGTCAG ggAGAAGTAATGCAGATCTTG AAGGATGGAATGCAAAAATCA ggaAGTTAACAGAAGAATTTG AAGAAAGCGACACAGAACTTG AGGAATGTGACACAGAAAATG aaatag gTGAACTTACAGCAGAAATTG acaaTCTGACTGGGGAGCTTG aggaACGTGACAGAAGAATTA gCAAGCTTACATCAGACCTTG GTGAATGCGATGCAAAAATCA aggaACGTGATAGAAAAATTA ccAAGCTTGCAGCAGAAACAC GTAGACTCACTGCACTGCTTG ggGACCGCGACTCAAGGCTTC gGAAACTCACTGCAGAACTTG CAAAATGTGATACAACGATTA gaTTATTTACAGTAGAGCTTG GAGAGCGGCACACAAAAATAG gtgaaCTTACTGCAGACATCG ggGACTGCAACAGAAAACTTC gaaTGCATGCAGCAGAACTTG AGGAACGGGATGTGAAAATCA gggaaaatgaagcagagatAA GGCGCCTTACTGAGCTGCTTG aggaCCGGGATTCGGAAGTTC gaaaacagGATGCTGTCATTA gaaaattgaCGACAAGGCTTG aGGAATTCAATGATCAGGAAGCTG ATGAATCTTCTGAGGAGCTTG atgAACTCAACAAAGAACTTG GGGAACGTGACAGAAAAATAG cgGAACGGACTGCACAGATTg ATGAACTCAATACAGAGCTGG gAGAACGTGATACCAAAATTG atgAACTGTCTGCAGAAATTG AAAAACGCAATAGAAAAATTG atgAACTCACTGCAGAGCTTG aggaatacaaagcaaaaatgc gaaaatgcaTCAAAGAGCACAGTAAgtgcatttttctcccttctgcaaATACCCCTTTGGCTTTTGGATTTAAGTTTACGTcattgctaatatttttttattattattgtgcaTTTttagggaaagaggaagaaaaaatgg cAAGTGTGACACTGGACCCAGAGACAGCACACCCCCGCCTCATCCTCTCCAAGGACCAGAAGAGCGTGAGATGGGAATACATGCTGCAGGAGTCTCCCGACAGCCCTGAGCGGTTTGACGCCGATCCTTGCGTGCTGGGTTGCGAAGCCTTCACCTCTGGAAGACACTACTGGGTGGTGGATCTAGCTGAGGGACAGTACTGCGCTGTTGGGGTTAGCAAAGAGTCTCTGCGGAGGAAGGGACCCATCAACTTTAATCCCGAGGAAGGGATCTGGGCAGTGCAGCAATGGGGATTTAAGAACCGTGCCCTCACTTCGCCTCCAACCCTCCTTAACCTGCCACGGGTCCCCAGAAAGATCCGGATCTCTCTTGACTACGAATGGGGAGAGGTGGCATTTTTTGATGTGGAGAACAAAATACCGATCTTCACCTTTCCTTCGGCTTCCTTTGCTGGGGAGCGGATCCGGCCGTGGTTCTGGGTGGAGCTGGGCTCACTGTCTCTGGTCCGATGA
- the LOC121080255 gene encoding tripartite motif-containing protein 15-like isoform X7 — translation MMESGRSNADLEGWNAKIRKLTEEFEESDTELEECDTENEIGELTAEIDNLTGELEERDRRISKLTSDLGECDAKIKERDRKITKLAAETRRLTALLGDRDSRLRKLTAELAKCDTTIRLFTVELGERHTKIGELTADIGDCNRKLRMHAAELEERDVKIRENEAEIRRLTELLEDRDSEVRKQDAVIRKLTTRLEEFNDQEADESSEELGESALERDELNKELGERDRKIAERTAQIDELNTELGERDTKIDELSAEIEKRNRKIDELTAELEEYKAKMRKCIKEHSKCIFLPSANTPLAFGFKFTSLLIFFYYYCAFLGKEEEKMASVTLDPETAHPRLILSKDQKSVRWEYMLQESPDSPERFDADPCVLGCEAFTSGRHYWVVDLAEGQYCAVGVSKESLRRKGPINFNPEEGIWAVQQWGFKNRALTSPPTLLNLPRVPRKIRISLDYEWGEVAFFDVENKIPIFTFPSASFAGERIRPWFWVELGSLSLVR, via the exons ATGATGGAGTCAG ggAGAAGTAATGCAGATCTTG AAGGATGGAATGCAAAAATCA ggaAGTTAACAGAAGAATTTG AAGAAAGCGACACAGAACTTG AGGAATGTGACACAGAAAATG aaatag gTGAACTTACAGCAGAAATTG acaaTCTGACTGGGGAGCTTG aggaACGTGACAGAAGAATTA gCAAGCTTACATCAGACCTTG GTGAATGCGATGCAAAAATCA aggaACGTGATAGAAAAATTA ccAAGCTTGCAGCAGAAACAC GTAGACTCACTGCACTGCTTG ggGACCGCGACTCAAGGCTTC gGAAACTCACTGCAGAACTTG CAAAATGTGATACAACGATTA gaTTATTTACAGTAGAGCTTG GAGAGCGGCACACAAAAATAG gtgaaCTTACTGCAGACATCG ggGACTGCAACAGAAAACTTC gaaTGCATGCAGCAGAACTTG AGGAACGGGATGTGAAAATCA gggaaaatgaagcagagatAA GGCGCCTTACTGAGCTGCTTG aggaCCGGGATTCGGAAGTTC gaaaacagGATGCTGTCATTA gaaaattgaCGACAAGGCTTG aGGAATTCAATGATCAGGAAGCTG ATGAATCTTCTGAGGAGCTTG GGGAGAGTGCTCTGGAAAGGG atgAACTCAACAAAGAACTTG GGGAACGTGACAGAAAAATAG cgGAACGGACTGCACAGATTg ATGAACTCAATACAGAGCTGG gAGAACGTGATACCAAAATTG atgAACTGTCTGCAGAAATTG AAAAACGCAATAGAAAAATTG atgAACTCACTGCAGAGCTTG aggaatacaaagcaaaaatgc gaaaatgcaTCAAAGAGCACAGTAAgtgcatttttctcccttctgcaaATACCCCTTTGGCTTTTGGATTTAAGTTTACGTcattgctaatatttttttattattattgtgcaTTTttagggaaagaggaagaaaaaatgg cAAGTGTGACACTGGACCCAGAGACAGCACACCCCCGCCTCATCCTCTCCAAGGACCAGAAGAGCGTGAGATGGGAATACATGCTGCAGGAGTCTCCCGACAGCCCTGAGCGGTTTGACGCCGATCCTTGCGTGCTGGGTTGCGAAGCCTTCACCTCTGGAAGACACTACTGGGTGGTGGATCTAGCTGAGGGACAGTACTGCGCTGTTGGGGTTAGCAAAGAGTCTCTGCGGAGGAAGGGACCCATCAACTTTAATCCCGAGGAAGGGATCTGGGCAGTGCAGCAATGGGGATTTAAGAACCGTGCCCTCACTTCGCCTCCAACCCTCCTTAACCTGCCACGGGTCCCCAGAAAGATCCGGATCTCTCTTGACTACGAATGGGGAGAGGTGGCATTTTTTGATGTGGAGAACAAAATACCGATCTTCACCTTTCCTTCGGCTTCCTTTGCTGGGGAGCGGATCCGGCCGTGGTTCTGGGTGGAGCTGGGCTCACTGTCTCTGGTCCGATGA
- the LOC121080255 gene encoding tripartite motif-containing protein 10-like isoform X15 — MMESGRSNADLEGWNAKIRKLTEEFEESDTELEECDTENEIGELTAEIDNLTGELEERDRRISKLTSDLGECDAKIKERDRKITKLAAETRRLTALLGDRDSRLRKLTAELAKCDTTIRLFTVELGERHTKIGELTADIGDCNRKLRMHAAELEERDVKIRENEAEIRRLTELLEDRDSEVRKQDAVIRKLTTRLEEFNDQEADESSEELGESALERDELNKELGERDRKIEEITEELAERTAQIDELNTELGERDTKIDELSAEIEKRNRKIDELTAELEEYKAKMRKCIKEHRKEEEKMASVTLDPETAHPRLILSKDQKSVRWEYMLQESPDSPERFDADPCVLGCEAFTSGRHYWVVDLAEGQYCAVGVSKESLRRKGPINFNPEEGIWAVQQWGFKNRALTSPPTLLNLPRVPRKIRISLDYEWGEVAFFDVENKIPIFTFPSASFAGERIRPWFWVELGSLSLVR; from the exons ATGATGGAGTCAG ggAGAAGTAATGCAGATCTTG AAGGATGGAATGCAAAAATCA ggaAGTTAACAGAAGAATTTG AAGAAAGCGACACAGAACTTG AGGAATGTGACACAGAAAATG aaatag gTGAACTTACAGCAGAAATTG acaaTCTGACTGGGGAGCTTG aggaACGTGACAGAAGAATTA gCAAGCTTACATCAGACCTTG GTGAATGCGATGCAAAAATCA aggaACGTGATAGAAAAATTA ccAAGCTTGCAGCAGAAACAC GTAGACTCACTGCACTGCTTG ggGACCGCGACTCAAGGCTTC gGAAACTCACTGCAGAACTTG CAAAATGTGATACAACGATTA gaTTATTTACAGTAGAGCTTG GAGAGCGGCACACAAAAATAG gtgaaCTTACTGCAGACATCG ggGACTGCAACAGAAAACTTC gaaTGCATGCAGCAGAACTTG AGGAACGGGATGTGAAAATCA gggaaaatgaagcagagatAA GGCGCCTTACTGAGCTGCTTG aggaCCGGGATTCGGAAGTTC gaaaacagGATGCTGTCATTA gaaaattgaCGACAAGGCTTG aGGAATTCAATGATCAGGAAGCTG ATGAATCTTCTGAGGAGCTTG GGGAGAGTGCTCTGGAAAGGG atgAACTCAACAAAGAACTTG GGGAACGTGACAGAAAAATAG aGGAAATCACTGAAGAGCTTG cgGAACGGACTGCACAGATTg ATGAACTCAATACAGAGCTGG gAGAACGTGATACCAAAATTG atgAACTGTCTGCAGAAATTG AAAAACGCAATAGAAAAATTG atgAACTCACTGCAGAGCTTG aggaatacaaagcaaaaatgc gaaaatgcaTCAAAGAGCACA ggaaagaggaagaaaaaatgg cAAGTGTGACACTGGACCCAGAGACAGCACACCCCCGCCTCATCCTCTCCAAGGACCAGAAGAGCGTGAGATGGGAATACATGCTGCAGGAGTCTCCCGACAGCCCTGAGCGGTTTGACGCCGATCCTTGCGTGCTGGGTTGCGAAGCCTTCACCTCTGGAAGACACTACTGGGTGGTGGATCTAGCTGAGGGACAGTACTGCGCTGTTGGGGTTAGCAAAGAGTCTCTGCGGAGGAAGGGACCCATCAACTTTAATCCCGAGGAAGGGATCTGGGCAGTGCAGCAATGGGGATTTAAGAACCGTGCCCTCACTTCGCCTCCAACCCTCCTTAACCTGCCACGGGTCCCCAGAAAGATCCGGATCTCTCTTGACTACGAATGGGGAGAGGTGGCATTTTTTGATGTGGAGAACAAAATACCGATCTTCACCTTTCCTTCGGCTTCCTTTGCTGGGGAGCGGATCCGGCCGTGGTTCTGGGTGGAGCTGGGCTCACTGTCTCTGGTCCGATGA
- the LOC121080255 gene encoding tripartite motif-containing protein 10-like isoform X16: protein MQKSERDRKITKLAAETRRLTALLGDRDSRLRKLTAELAKCDTTIRLFTVELGERHTKIGELTADIGDCNRKLRMHAAELEERDVKIRENEAEIRRLTELLEDRDSEVRKQDAVIRKLTTRLEEFNDQEADESSEELGESALERDELNKELGERDRKIEEITEELAERTAQIDELNTELGERDTKIDELSAEIEKRNRKIDELTAELEEYKAKMRKCIKEHSKCIFLPSANTPLAFGFKFTSLLIFFYYYCAFLGKEEEKMASVTLDPETAHPRLILSKDQKSVRWEYMLQESPDSPERFDADPCVLGCEAFTSGRHYWVVDLAEGQYCAVGVSKESLRRKGPINFNPEEGIWAVQQWGFKNRALTSPPTLLNLPRVPRKIRISLDYEWGEVAFFDVENKIPIFTFPSASFAGERIRPWFWVELGSLSLVR from the exons ATGCAAAAATCA gaACGTGATAGAAAAATTA ccAAGCTTGCAGCAGAAACAC GTAGACTCACTGCACTGCTTG ggGACCGCGACTCAAGGCTTC gGAAACTCACTGCAGAACTTG CAAAATGTGATACAACGATTA gaTTATTTACAGTAGAGCTTG GAGAGCGGCACACAAAAATAG gtgaaCTTACTGCAGACATCG ggGACTGCAACAGAAAACTTC gaaTGCATGCAGCAGAACTTG AGGAACGGGATGTGAAAATCA gggaaaatgaagcagagatAA GGCGCCTTACTGAGCTGCTTG aggaCCGGGATTCGGAAGTTC gaaaacagGATGCTGTCATTA gaaaattgaCGACAAGGCTTG aGGAATTCAATGATCAGGAAGCTG ATGAATCTTCTGAGGAGCTTG GGGAGAGTGCTCTGGAAAGGG atgAACTCAACAAAGAACTTG GGGAACGTGACAGAAAAATAG aGGAAATCACTGAAGAGCTTG cgGAACGGACTGCACAGATTg ATGAACTCAATACAGAGCTGG gAGAACGTGATACCAAAATTG atgAACTGTCTGCAGAAATTG AAAAACGCAATAGAAAAATTG atgAACTCACTGCAGAGCTTG aggaatacaaagcaaaaatgc gaaaatgcaTCAAAGAGCACAGTAAgtgcatttttctcccttctgcaaATACCCCTTTGGCTTTTGGATTTAAGTTTACGTcattgctaatatttttttattattattgtgcaTTTttagggaaagaggaagaaaaaatgg cAAGTGTGACACTGGACCCAGAGACAGCACACCCCCGCCTCATCCTCTCCAAGGACCAGAAGAGCGTGAGATGGGAATACATGCTGCAGGAGTCTCCCGACAGCCCTGAGCGGTTTGACGCCGATCCTTGCGTGCTGGGTTGCGAAGCCTTCACCTCTGGAAGACACTACTGGGTGGTGGATCTAGCTGAGGGACAGTACTGCGCTGTTGGGGTTAGCAAAGAGTCTCTGCGGAGGAAGGGACCCATCAACTTTAATCCCGAGGAAGGGATCTGGGCAGTGCAGCAATGGGGATTTAAGAACCGTGCCCTCACTTCGCCTCCAACCCTCCTTAACCTGCCACGGGTCCCCAGAAAGATCCGGATCTCTCTTGACTACGAATGGGGAGAGGTGGCATTTTTTGATGTGGAGAACAAAATACCGATCTTCACCTTTCCTTCGGCTTCCTTTGCTGGGGAGCGGATCCGGCCGTGGTTCTGGGTGGAGCTGGGCTCACTGTCTCTGGTCCGATGA
- the LOC121080255 gene encoding E3 ubiquitin-protein ligase TRIM39-like isoform X5 yields MMESGRSNADLEGWNAKIRKLTEEFEESDTELEECDTENEIGELTAEIDNLTGELEERDRRISKLTSDLGECDAKIKERDRKITKLAAETRRLTALLGDRDSRLRKLTAELAKCDTTIRLFTVELGERHTKIGELTADIGDCNRKLRMHAAELEERDVKIRENEAEIRRLTELLEDRDSEVRKQDAVIRKLTTRLEEFNDQEADESSEELDELNKELGERDRKIEEITEELAERTAQIDELNTELGERDTKIDELSAEIEKRNRKIDELTAELEEYKAKMRKCIKEHSKCIFLPSANTPLAFGFKFTSLLIFFYYYCAFLGKEEEKMASVTLDPETAHPRLILSKDQKSVRWEYMLQESPDSPERFDADPCVLGCEAFTSGRHYWVVDLAEGQYCAVGVSKESLRRKGPINFNPEEGIWAVQQWGFKNRALTSPPTLLNLPRVPRKIRISLDYEWGEVAFFDVENKIPIFTFPSASFAGERIRPWFWVELGSLSLVR; encoded by the exons ATGATGGAGTCAG ggAGAAGTAATGCAGATCTTG AAGGATGGAATGCAAAAATCA ggaAGTTAACAGAAGAATTTG AAGAAAGCGACACAGAACTTG AGGAATGTGACACAGAAAATG aaatag gTGAACTTACAGCAGAAATTG acaaTCTGACTGGGGAGCTTG aggaACGTGACAGAAGAATTA gCAAGCTTACATCAGACCTTG GTGAATGCGATGCAAAAATCA aggaACGTGATAGAAAAATTA ccAAGCTTGCAGCAGAAACAC GTAGACTCACTGCACTGCTTG ggGACCGCGACTCAAGGCTTC gGAAACTCACTGCAGAACTTG CAAAATGTGATACAACGATTA gaTTATTTACAGTAGAGCTTG GAGAGCGGCACACAAAAATAG gtgaaCTTACTGCAGACATCG ggGACTGCAACAGAAAACTTC gaaTGCATGCAGCAGAACTTG AGGAACGGGATGTGAAAATCA gggaaaatgaagcagagatAA GGCGCCTTACTGAGCTGCTTG aggaCCGGGATTCGGAAGTTC gaaaacagGATGCTGTCATTA gaaaattgaCGACAAGGCTTG aGGAATTCAATGATCAGGAAGCTG ATGAATCTTCTGAGGAGCTTG atgAACTCAACAAAGAACTTG GGGAACGTGACAGAAAAATAG aGGAAATCACTGAAGAGCTTG cgGAACGGACTGCACAGATTg ATGAACTCAATACAGAGCTGG gAGAACGTGATACCAAAATTG atgAACTGTCTGCAGAAATTG AAAAACGCAATAGAAAAATTG atgAACTCACTGCAGAGCTTG aggaatacaaagcaaaaatgc gaaaatgcaTCAAAGAGCACAGTAAgtgcatttttctcccttctgcaaATACCCCTTTGGCTTTTGGATTTAAGTTTACGTcattgctaatatttttttattattattgtgcaTTTttagggaaagaggaagaaaaaatgg cAAGTGTGACACTGGACCCAGAGACAGCACACCCCCGCCTCATCCTCTCCAAGGACCAGAAGAGCGTGAGATGGGAATACATGCTGCAGGAGTCTCCCGACAGCCCTGAGCGGTTTGACGCCGATCCTTGCGTGCTGGGTTGCGAAGCCTTCACCTCTGGAAGACACTACTGGGTGGTGGATCTAGCTGAGGGACAGTACTGCGCTGTTGGGGTTAGCAAAGAGTCTCTGCGGAGGAAGGGACCCATCAACTTTAATCCCGAGGAAGGGATCTGGGCAGTGCAGCAATGGGGATTTAAGAACCGTGCCCTCACTTCGCCTCCAACCCTCCTTAACCTGCCACGGGTCCCCAGAAAGATCCGGATCTCTCTTGACTACGAATGGGGAGAGGTGGCATTTTTTGATGTGGAGAACAAAATACCGATCTTCACCTTTCCTTCGGCTTCCTTTGCTGGGGAGCGGATCCGGCCGTGGTTCTGGGTGGAGCTGGGCTCACTGTCTCTGGTCCGATGA